The genomic window GGGATGGCTCAACACCTATGCCGCGCTTATTCTTCCTTATGTGGTGCTGAACTTACCGGTGTGCACCCTCGTTCTGGTGAGTTTTTTTCAAAGCATTCCGCGAGATCTGGAAAACGCCGCCATGATCGACGGTTGCACCCGTATGGGTGCACTTTGGAGAGTCGTCGTACCCCTAGCTGCACCTGGAGTGTTCACTGCGGGCATCCTGGCCTTTGTCAATGCATGGGATGAATTTTTGTTGGCGTTGTCCCTGAACTCCAGCCCCGCAGTGCGGACTTTGCCTGTCGGCATTTCTCTGTATCAAGGTGAATTCACCTTCCCATGGCCCATCATTTCCGCGGCCCTTATTGTGGCTATCGTGCCGATCGCGCTGTTGATTGCGGCGTTCCAGGAGCGTGTCGTAGGTGGATTGACACAAGGTGGTTTGAAAGGCTGACACAGCCTCTCCGCCGGCCGAGTAAAAGCTGTGAAGCTCAGCGCATTTAGAAAAACAGCATGTGAGCTGCAACCAGCGCCAGGAAGCCGGCGAAAGCCTGCTGCAGGCGCCGTTTGTCCATGCGCTGAGATATGCGGGCACCCCAGTTCGCAAAAAACATACTCACGAGGCTGATGCCGACAAAAGCCGGGCCGTGTACAAAGCCCCAGGAAACAGATGTGTTGACACCGGTTACGCCCATGCCAATCGCTCCAATCGTCGCAATCGGGATCGCCAACGCAGAGCTAATGACCACCGCTTTGCGGACATCCGTCCCCCGAAGAACGAAGTAAGGCACTGTCAAAGCTCCGCCGCTCACGCCGAGCAAGGTAGAGACATTACCAATTAAGGCCGCTACCCCCAATAACTCTGCGGACGACGGACGTGGCCCCTGTGCAGGCTGCGCAGACTGCTTCCACATGATGCAGCACGTCGCCAACGCAAAAAGCCCGAACGCCATCTTGAGCCACTCAGTGGGCATCCATCGGGCCAGTACGACTGCGGAAACAGCTCCGGCACTCACTGCCCCCAGTAGCCAAGGCGCGCGGTCAAACTGCATACGACCTGCACGCCAGTGGGTCCAACTGCTGGTCACCGAAGTCACTACGATGCAGGCCAGCGAGGTGGCAACGGCAAAATGCATCACATGCGATCCCAGCAGCGGATCCTCTCGCCACAGCCAATACAGAGTGGGCACTATGACAAGACCACCACCCACGCCGAATAGGCCCGCAGTGAAGCCTCCCGCTGCGCCCACCAGCAGGAAAAGCAACCAAAGTGGAATCATGGGGTGTTGGTCTGAAACTGACCGAATTGGCTGCGCCAGAAGCCGAGGGCTGCGGTATCGCGCCACCCGAATTCCTGTACTTGCCCGATGAGAATGTAGTGATCCCCGGCGTCCACCAACTGGTGGAGCGAGCAATCAAACCAAGCCATGGCGTCTGTAAGGCACAGGCGCTCGCTGCTTTGGCGCTCTACAGGAACACCCGCAAAACGGGAGTTCATATCTCCCGTTGCAAACTGTCGGGCTGTTGCTTCTTGCTCATGTGAAAGAACGTTCACGGTAAAGCCGCCCGAGCGGGTGAACGCCTCCAAACTGCTGGCCGCCTTTCGGATACTCCATAGCACCAGCCGCGGCTCCAAAGACACCGAAGCGAAGGAGTTGCAGGTCATTCCCCAATCACCGCTTTCCCAACGCGCAGTCACAACGGTAACGCCGGTCGCAAAGCACGATAGCGCCTTCCGGAAGTCAGCCGGGTCTGAAAGAGGCACGGCCTTGGAGCACGCGGGCATGGATTCTGGAAGGTGGCGCATAGGATGTTTCCTCTGGTAATTTGCTCAGGGCACCTCATGCCCGTTGGCCAACTCATACAGTTCGTACCAGGTTTGACGATCCATAGGAACGGAAAACGCCTGATCAAACGACTTGATACGCGCAAGCTGGTTGCTACCCATGACCGGCATAACCCCCACAGGGTGATGCATTAACCACGCCATGGCGACCGCCGTGGTGTCCGTTCCACTGGCCTTCGCCAGTTGCTCCAATCGAGGAGCCAAACGGGCTGCAGCTGACCCTGCCTGATGCGCTTGCGAATGAAGACGACCACCGCCCAAAGGTGACCACGCCATCACGGGCAGTCGATGTTGTTGTGCGTGGGCTATCTGTCCGTTTATGAAAGGAGTGGTGGCAAGCAGGCTCACTTCAACCTGGTTAGTTTGCAGCCGGTGCTTCATCCGTGACTGCAACAAGTCAAGATCCCAGGGCATGTAATTGGACACACCGATACCCCGAACTTTGCCGCAATCGACCAGGCCATCCAAGCAGGCGCCCAATGCATCTGCGTCGCACAAGGGATCTGGGCGGTGGATCAAAAGGAGGTCAATCACATCCACTCCGATTCGTTGCAACGATCGGTCAACACTCGCCAACACATGGGCAGATGACGTGTCGTAGTGCTTCACTCGGGTGCTTGGCCACTGCTCAGAGAGCAACATGATGTCGGTCTTGGTGACCACCTCAATCTGGTCACGCAGGGAAGGACGGGCTTTCACCGCCTCACCGAACAAGGCCTCGCAGCGGTAGTCGCCGTAAATGTCTGCATGGTCAAAGGTCGTGATGCCCTGCTCCAGGCAGGCATCAATGCGCTGCAGATTGGCACTGATGCTGGTGTCTTCGGCCTCAGAGAGGCGCCACACGCCGTAAGCCATCTGGCTAAGGGTGCGGGAGTTTTGCAAAGTAATACGGTTCATGGAAACAAGAAATCAGTCGTTGAAAAAAGCTGGGAAATTCAGGTCAACGGCGTACGCCGTTGCCCAAGGGAGTCGCAGGTGTCTGCGCCGGCACACGACCGTACTCCTGTGCCAGCGACACAGTGCGTAAATGTGGCAGCACTTTGGTGCCGAACATTTCGCACTCCTGCAAATGGGGATAACCCGAGAAAATGAACGCGCGGATGCCCATCTTCATGTAATCGTGGATCTCGCTCAGCACCTGGTCTACGCTACCCACCAGGGCCGCACCACAGCCACTACGGGCACGGCCCACCCCTGTCCACAGGTGAGGTTCGATGTAGCCTTCTTCGTCGGCAATCTCGCGGTTGGCACTTTGCAATGAGACGCCCAGACTTTTGGCATCCAGAGCGCGCTGGCGGATCTCGCGCCCCTTATCGTCGTCGAGCTGCGACACCAGCTCTCGCGCATATTCGCGGGCTTCAGCTTCGGTGTCGCGCACGATCATGTGTACGCGTAGGCCGTAGTCGAGCACACGCCCATGCTGGGCCGCTTGAGCATGCACGTCCCGCATGCGTTGGGCCAACACCTCTTTGGGTTCAGGCCACATCAAATAAGTGTCACAGTGGGCACCGCACAGGGCCAAGGCATCAGGGCTATAGCCACCGAAATACAACAAAGGGCCGCCTGTTTGATAAGGACGCACCGGGTCTGTGGATAGCCCTTTGATGTTGTAAATCTGGCCTTCGTAATTGATGGTGTCCTGCGTCCACGCCTGCTTGAGAATCTCCACGACCTCCCAGCTACGGCGGTAGCGATAAGCACTGTCAGCGGTTTCGCCCGGAAAGTCGGAGGAAATCACATTCAGCGTCAGGCGCCCTTCCAGCATGTGATCCAGTGTTGCCACCGTGCGCGCCAGCATGGCAGGCTGCATTTCGCCGCAACGAATGGCTCCCAACATATTCATGTTCTTGATTTGCGGCGCCATCGCTGCGACAAAGCTCAGGGTGTCTTGTCCTACCTGGTATGACGACGGGCACAAGATGTTGCGAAAGCCCAGTTGGTCAGCTCGCAACGCGATATCACGGGTGTTGCTCCAGCTGCTTCGCAACTGACCGTCTGGAACGCCCAATACCCGGAAGTCGTCCGAGCACAGTGGCGCAAACCATGCTACCTCTGCGCCCTCAATGTCTGCGCCTTTGACGGGAACAACACTCATGAATCACCTCGCTTTAAACATGAATGAATAGTATATGACTTGAATAAATTACCAATGAGGGTTTCCACCGACGCAAGCCGCATTTGTCATACTGCGCGGCATGCCCGAATCCATACCTGCTAAGCCGCTACCTATCTATCTGCAAATCGCTGAGCTTTTGGCCCGCCAGATCAAAGCGGGCTATTGGCGCGAGGGCGAACGCTTACCCACCGAGGCAGAGCTGTCAGAGACCTTGAATGTGGCTGTCGGCACCCTACGCAAATCGTTGGCGCTTCTGTCAGATCAAGGCGTGCTGGAACGCAAACAAGGCTCAGGCACCTATGTCAAGCAGGTGGCGGGCACCCAACAAATTTATGAACTCTTCCGACTGGAATTGCACACAGGCCCTGGTCTGCCGACGGCACACATTTTGGATGTCTGCAAATTAGCCCGCCCAACCTACGTCCCCGCATTCGGGAGCAACCCGACAAGCAAAGTGTGGCGCGTCCGTCGTTTGCGTTTTTTGAGTCAGGTGCCTGCAGCACTTGAAGAAATTTGGTTCGATGCGAGCGACTGCCCGGTGCTTACCGCAGCAGATTTAGGGGACTCAATGTATCTGTTCTACCAAGAACGTTTTGGCACATGGATTTCCCGTGTTGAAGACCACGTGAGTGCAGCACCGTCACCAACATGGTCCCTGCCCCCTTACGGACGCCTAGCTGACGAGTACGCCGGCTTTATCGAACGTACTTCTTGGACAGCGGCCAACACCATTGCGGAGTTTTCACAAACTTGGTTTGACCCTTCGGTGTGCCGCTACTCCTCACGTCTGAGCCAATAAGCTGCTGAAGTATTTCAATCGTTAAATAATGCTCTAGTCCTTTTATTTATTGGACTAAGCGCTACTAATTAGATAGCAAATCCAAAACTGATGTCGACCCCAGTGCAACACCTTTACATCCTGACCGGCGCCTCCCGTGGCATGGGTTTGGCCATGGCGCAGCAACTGCTGCAGCCGGGTCACCATTTGCTGTGCCTGTCGCGCAACACCCAGCCCGCCTTGCAGGCCGAAGCCGAGCAAGCTGGTGCAGCACTGACCCAATGGTCGGCAGATCTGGCGGATGGCGCAGCGGCTGCGCAGCGTTTGCAAGACTGGCTGGACAGCCAAGACCCCACGCTCTTTGCCAGCGCAACCCTGATTAACAACGCAGGCGTCATCCCCGCGCTGGTGCCGCTGCGGGACAGCAGCCCTGCAGACCTGGCCCATGCGTTGCGGGTGGGTCTGGAAGCGCCGATGCAGCTGTGCGCGGCATTTCTCGGGGCCACCCGCCACTGGGAGGCGACTCGCAAAGTGCTGAATGTGTCGTCTGGCTTGGGCCGCCGGGCCATGGCCTCGCAAGCCGGCTACTGCGCGGCCAAAGCGGGCATGGACCACTTCACCCGCTGCGTGGCCATGGACGAAGCGCTGATGTCCAACGGCGCGAAAGTCTGCTCACTTGCGCCGGGGGTGATAGACACCGACATGCAAGTCCAGCTGCGCGGCGCGGATGCGGCGAACTTTCCCGACCGGGGCAGCTTTGAAGGCCTGAAGACCCATGGCCAGCTCACCAGCCCCGAAGAGGCTGCACGCCGCGTGCTGGCCTATCTGGCCCGCCCGGATTTCGGCGAACAACCCGTGGCGGATGTGCGGGGCTAGTAAATCGCCGGCACGTACATCTCGGCGGGTACGGGGTGACGCTCGTAATCCTGGTGGCGGACCCGCTCTGGCAGCTCCACCGGGGGGTGAGGGATTTCTTCGTAGGGCATCTGGCTCAGCAGATGGTGAATGCAGTTCAAGCGGGCCTTCTTTTTATCGACGGCCTGCACCACCCACCAGGGCGCCTCAGGAATGTGGGTGCGTTCCAGCATGGCTTCTTTGGCGTGGGTGTAGGCCTCCCAGCGCACGCGGGACTGCAGGTCCATGGGGCTGAGCTTCCATTGCTTGAGCGGGTCGTGAATGCGGCCCAAAAAGCGGGTGTGCTGCTCTTCGTCGGAGATGGAGAACCAGTATTTGATGACCTGGATGCCTGAGCGCACCAGCATCTTTTCAAACTCGGGCACGGTGCGGAAAAACTCTTCGAGCTGCTCGTCATTGCAAAAGCCCATGACGCGCTCCACACCCGCGCGGTTGTACCAGCTGCGGTCAAACAGCACGATTTCGCCCGCTGCCGGCAAGTGGCTCACATAGCGCTGGAAATACCACTGGGTGCGCTCCCGGTCGTTGGGCGCAGGCAGTGCTGCCACGCGGCACACACGGGGGTTGAGGCGCTGGGTAATGCGCTTGATCGCACCACCCTTGCCGGCCGCATCGCGGCCTTCAAAAATCACCACCACCTTGTGGCCGGTGGCGACCACCCAGTCCTGCAGCTTGACCAGCTCGCCCTGCATGCGGAAAAGCTCGCGGAAATAGGTGCGGCGGTCCTGTTTTTGTTGGGCACTCAGCTCGGGACTCAGGCCATCGGCCAGCTCGTCCTGGTTGTGGTCGTCGAGCTCCATTTCCAGCTCTTCGTCATAGCTGTCCAACATGTCGCTGCGAATGCGACGGATCATTTCTTCTTCACTGGAACTCACGAGCAACTCCTGAACGGGCAGATTTTTGACACTCTGAGGGTAGGTCCCTCTAATGTCAATTTCATGACAAAACCATGACCACCTCCGGCCGTAAGATGGCTGTATTGCAAGCGGCGCACACTGGCTGCTGCACCCATTTTTAATTTGAGAGGAGTCTTGTATGTCCCGTGAAGTCGTCGTCGTCAGCGCTGTGCGCACCGCCATTGGTACCTTTGGTGGCAGCCTCAAAGACATTCCCCCCACTGATCTGGCCGCCCAGGTGGTGCGCGAATCCCTGGCCCGTGCCAACGTGGAAGGAAAAGACGTGGGCCACGTCGTATTTGGCCATGTGGTGAACACCGAGCCCAAGGATATGTACCTCAGCCGTGTGGCCGCCATCAACGGTGGCTGCGCACAAGAGACGCCGGCTTACAACGTGAACCGCCTGTGCGGCTCGGGCCTGCAAGCCATCGTGAACGCCAGCCAAAGCATTTTGCTGGGAGACGCCGATATCGCCATCGGCGGTGGCGCTGAAAACATGAGCCGCGCGCCCTTTGCCAGCCTCAACATGCGCTGGGGTGCCCGCATGGGGGACACCAAGATGGTCGACATGATGATTGGCGCGTTGCACGACCCCTTCCACACCATCCACATGGGTGTGACCGCGGAAAACATTGCCGCTAAATGGGGCATCAGCCGCGAAACGCAGGACGCTTTGGCGGTCGAGAGCCATCAGCGCGCCCAGAAGGCCACCGCTGCCGGCGACTTCACCAGCCAGATCACCCCCGTCATGCTCAAGAGCAAAAAAGGCGAAGTGGCCTACGCCACCGACGAGCACTTCCGCCCCGACTGCAAACTCGAAGACATGACCAAGCTCAAGCCCGTTTTCATCAAGGAAAACGGCACCGTGACCGCTGGCAACGCCTCGGGCATCAATGACGCTGCCGCTGCCGTGGTGCTCATGGAAAAGAGCGTGGCCCAGGCCCGCGGCCTCAAGCCCCTGGCCCGCCTCGTGGCCTACGCCCACGCCGGCGTGGACCCGAAGTACATGGGCATCGGCCCGGTACCTGCCACCAAACTGGCATTGCAAAAGCCGGCTTGACGGTGAATGACCTCGATGTGATTGAAGCCAACGAAGCCTTTGCAGCCCAGGCCTGCGCCGTCACCAAAGATTTGGGCCTGGACCCTGCCAAGGTCAACCCCAATGGCTCGGGTATCTCGCTGGGTCACCCTATCGGTGCGACTGGCGCCTTGATTACCGTGAAGGCTTTGTATGAGCTGGAGCGCATCAATGGCCGCTATGCGCTGGTGACCATGTGCATTGGTGGCGGCCAGGGCATTGCCGCTATTTTTGAGCGCGACCGCTAAGCGGGCACCCAAGGTGTGGGCCGCTTAGAAGAGGTCCACATCCATCTCGTCGGCGGCTTGCTCGGTGAGGTGGCCCTCAGCCACTAAGAGCTGGTAGTTGCACAAGCGGTTACGGCCATGCTCTTTGGCGTAGTACACCGCCTTGTCGGCCCGGCCGAACGCGCTGCTGGGCGTATCGTTAGGCAGCAACTGCGAGACCCCGATACTCACCGTGATCGAGCCCACCTGCGGGAACGCGAAATCGCTCACCCTTCGGCGCAGTCGCTCCAGGGCGATCTCGGCGTGGCTGGCATCGTCGCAGCGCATTAGCACCACAAACTCTTCGCCACCGAATCGGTAGAGCTGGTCGTAAAACCGGAAGTTGTTGCGCATCAGGCGGGCCAGCAGCAACAACACTTCATCCCCGATCAAGTGGCCATAGGTATCGTTAACCCGCTTGAAGTGATCAATATCAAGCACTGCCAGCCAGACGCCACCTGCAATCCGGCCCGACTCGCGCCGCTCATCCACGCCCTCAGGCGGGGTGCTGCTGTTATCGGCCGTGGCTTTGAAAAAAGCGCCATCAAAGGTCTTGCGGTTCAACAGCTCGGTGAGTGAGTCGCGCTCGCCGTAGTCCAACAAGCCCAGCAAATTTTGATAGGCCAGCAGCACGCTTTGCAGCAAGTCCACGCGTCTGGGGGACAGGGGTTTGGCGGAGGTGACCTCAAGCAAAATGCGCAATCCATCCCGGGTCCCCATCGGCAGCACAGCCACGGGCGCGGGCTGGTCTTCTTGCACCGCACGGCCTTTTTCGAAGGCGCGCACACGCAGGGGGAAGTCCATCAAATGGGGCAATTGGGTCCAGTCCGACCACAACACATCATGGGTCGGTTGATCCTGGTCATGTCGCATGGTGGCCAGCGCCAGGTAACGTTGCTCATCGCCGTCGCCCAACACGCGAATCAACTCTGCGCGCGTCACACCCAAACCGGCATGCCGCACCACCAAGCGCACCAGCTCAGTGTCTAACGTATCGCGATCCCGCAAACCGCCCAAAGCAGCGAGACCTTGCACCAAAGCATTCATGAGGTTTCAACCCAATTTTTGTAGTTGTCCGGTTCCAACACCCGATCGCACTGCAGTTTGACCCAGCGCAAACCTGCTTCAACGCCCAGAACCTAAGCTGCGCGTTTGCAGAACCACCACCATCTTAGACCAGCCCATGAGCAACACCAAGCAGCAAAGCCCTGATATGCCCCCAGAAGCCCTCCACCTGCTGCACCAAAGCGGCCTGAAGGCTTTGCAGATTGCAGGGCGGACGCTGTTACCCGTAGTGCAGGGCGGCATGGGCATCGGGATCTCCGGCAACCGCTTGGCTGGCAGCGTGGCGGCCGCAGGCGGGGTGGGCACGCTCTCCAGCGTGGATTTGCGCCGCCACCACCCCGACCTGATGGACCGTACCCGCGAGCTGGCGCCCGGTGAAGAAGCCAAAGCCGGCATCAACGCCGCCAACTTGGAGGCCATTGACCGCGAGATAAAGGCCGCCCGCGAGCGCACCGGCGGCAAGGGCCTGCTCGCCATCAACGTGATGCGGGCGGTGAGCGAATACGCCGCCAACGTGACCCGCGCTCTCGAAGCCGGCATAGACGCCGTCGTGGTGGGTGCCGGCTTGCCGCTGGACTTGCCCGACCTCGCCAAAGACCACCCCAAGGCAGCGCTGATTCCCATCCTCTCCGACGCGCGGGGTGTGCAACTGCTCGTCAAAAAATGGGAGCGCAAAAAGCGCCTGCCGGACGCCATCGTGATCGAGCACCCGCGCCTGGCCGGTGGCCACTTGGGCGCTGCCAAGATTGCAGACTTGCAGGACACCCGGTTTGACTTTGAGAACGTGATTCCCCAAGTGCGCCAGTTTTTCAAAGACGCGGGCTACGAACAACACATTCCGCTGATTGCTGCCGGCGGCATCCGCAGCCATGAAGACATTGCACGCCTGCAGGCTCTGGGCGCCGACGCGGTGCAACTGGGCAGCGCGTTTGCGGTGACCGAAGAGAGCGACGCCCACGCCGAATTCAAACGGGTGCTGGCCGAAGCGCGCGAGGAAGACATGGTCGAGTTCACCAGCGTCAGCCGGCTTGCCCGCCCGCGCGGTGGGCACACCCTGGCTGCGCGCGTACATGAAGATCGAGCCCAAGTTACAGGCTGTGGCTCACGCCAAGAGCCGCTGCACCAAAAGCTTTGACTGCCTGGGCCAATGCGGCCTGCGCGATGGTTTGCCGGGCTGGGGCCAGTTTTGCATCGACAACCAACTGGCGGCTGCGCTGCGTGGCGATGTGAAAAAAGGCCTGTTCTTCCGGGGTGCCGGCCGCCTGCCCTTTGGCGACCAGATCAAAACGGTGCGCGAGCTCATGCAGCGCTTGCTGACGCCCGGCATGGCAGGCGCGGCAGCATAAGCAGCGACATAAGCAGCGATTACGCTATCAATTCAGGAGCAGCTCGCGCTTATTCGGCAAGCGCTCCAGGGCAAAAAACCTTTAAGCCTCGCCCTGGAACCCACCGGCGCGCAGGGTCACCACCAAGGTGTCGCGGTAGCCGCCCTCGGCCAAAGGCTGGATCGGTGTGGACTCGTGGATGACACGCTCATCATCCAAGAGCAGCAGTGACCAGGGCTCACTCAGCGTAAAGCGCTGGCCGTTGGGGCCATCGGCCTCAAACACGCGTGTCTCGCCCCCCTTCACACGATCACGGGCCACCATGAACACCGCCACCAAGTCCACACCATCGCGGTGTGCGCCTTCAGGCGTAGGGCGGCCAATGCCGTCGGTGGTGTCGATGCGGAACTGGTGCGCCTCGGCAAACCAGGTGTGGGGGCCTTTCAAATCGTCTGCCACCCGGCCCAGCCAGGCCAATAACTGCTGCCAAGGCGCTTGCGCTGTGACGCTGCTGTCCATCGGCTCAAAGTGGCGCTGCATGCCGCCGTGCAGCGCGTTGTAAGACAGGGGCTGCCAGTGCGGCCGGTGCGGTGCCTGGGTCACGCCATGGCTGTCAAGCACAAAGCAAGAGTGGCGGCGGCGGCGGTAGCGGCCACCATCCTTGAGGTAGTTGTCAGGCGGCAGGTCATTCCAGCCGTCGCACCAGCCCAGCATGGCATCCAGGGGTACGCCGGACAAGCCTGCGACTTGTGACGCTCCTACGACCGCATAGCCCTGACGAAACAGGGTGGCGCCCAGGTCGGCGGGGCGGGCAATCAGGGGAGGCTGGAAGGAGATGGTCATAGCGGAAGATTATCAACCGCCCTGTGATGCCGCCGCCTGATGTGGGTCAATACGTCCAAGGCCTGCGCCGCCTATGCTGGGCCCGATCAAGGAGAAGCCCGATGACCGAAACCCTTACCGTCCCTACCACTCTCGCCTGGACCGATGCCCTGGTACTTGACATGCCCGTGATGGACGAAGTGCATCAAGAGTTTGTAGACCTGCTAGCGCGCGTGGTGCTGGCTGACGATGACATGCTCCTGCCCTTGTGGTCGGCGCTGATTGCCCACACCCAGGAGCACTTCAACCGCGAAGACGAGTGGATGCGCGCCACCGGCTTTGCCGCCGGTAACTGCCACGCCACCCAGCACAAAGTGGTGCTGCAGGTGATGCGCGAAGGCGAAGCCCGAGGGCACGGCGGTGACCTCGCGGTGGTGCGGCAGATGGCTGATGAGCTGGGCATCTGGTTCCCGCAACATGCGCAGAGCATGGATGCATCCCTGGCATTGCACTTGCGTTCGGCAGGCTACGACCCGGCTACCGGGGCGCTCGCCCAACCTGACCGTTTGCCACCAACGGAGATTCATGGCTGCGGCGGCGCTACCTGCTCGGACACCGCCACCGCCTGACTACACATCGCCCAATGCCCCAAACCCCTGACAGCACCACCGACTTACGCCACCGCCCCACTGAAGACCTGCAAGCCCTGCTCACCGGCACCATTTTTGTGGCGCTGGGGGTCTTGATGTTCAAGCAGGTCGGCCTGCTGACCGGTGGCACCGCAGGGGTGGCCTTCTGGCTGCACTACGCCACGGGCTGGAATTTCGGGCTGATCTTTTTCGCGATCAACCTGCCGTTTTACGCCCTGGCCTACCAGCGCATGGGGCGGGTGTTTACCGTCAAGACCTTTATGGCAGTGGCCCTGCTGGCTGGCCTGACCAACCTGATGCCGCAGTGGGTGGGCTTTGAGCACCTGCACCCGGCGGCCACTGCTGTCATTGGTGGCTTGCTCATGGGCACAGGCATGTTGATTTTGTTCCGGCACAAAGCCAGCCTGGGTGGTTTCAATGTGCTGGTGCTTTACTTGCAAGAGAAATTCGGCTGGCGTGCCGGGCGCCTGCAAATGGCGCTGGACTGCACCATCGTGCTGCTGGCTTTCGGGGTGACTGATTGGCAGCATGTGCTGCTCAGTGTGCTGGGCGCCATCACCCTGAACCAGACCCTAGCGACCAACCACCGCGCCGGCCGCTACATGGCCCACTGAGCGCACGCTCAGGCCACCGGCACCGCAACGCACACCACCGGAGGCCCGCATGCCCACTGACAACACCACCCACAAACCGGCAACGGTAGACCAACACCAGCTCGGCCTGTTGCGTGAACACCGGCGCAAACACCGCCACAAGCACCCGCCCAAAGTCACCGCCGCGCCAGAGCACTTTGACCTGCCACCCGCCACCCGCGGGCAGCGCATGGCAGACGGGGTGGCCCGCACCGTGGGGTCTTGGCGCTTCATCCTGATTCAGAGTGGCTTGATCGTGGTGTGGATCACCGGCAATGTGCTGACCGGGTCGCACGCCTGGGACCCCTACCCTTTCATCCTGCTCAACCTGCTGCTGTCTTTCCAGGCGGCCTACACCGCACCGGCCATCATGATGAGCCAGAACCGCCAGTCGGAGCTGGACCGCAAACATGCCGAGAGCGACTACGAGGTCAACGTCAAGGCAGAGCTCGAGATTGAGCTGCTGCACGAAAAAATCGACCTGCTCAAAGACAAGGAGCTCTTGCTGCTGACACAGGCCGTCAAAGAACTGTCGAGCCAGCTCGCCGAGCTGCGCGGCAGGCCCCCCGCTTGTCACCTAGGCTACCAAGCTACGCAAGGTACGGCGCTACCATCCGCGACCATTGTTGACCCCCTTTCCCCGGAGC from Rhodoferax potami includes these protein-coding regions:
- a CDS encoding GGDEF domain-containing protein — protein: MNALVQGLAALGGLRDRDTLDTELVRLVVRHAGLGVTRAELIRVLGDGDEQRYLALATMRHDQDQPTHDVLWSDWTQLPHLMDFPLRVRAFEKGRAVQEDQPAPVAVLPMGTRDGLRILLEVTSAKPLSPRRVDLLQSVLLAYQNLLGLLDYGERDSLTELLNRKTFDGAFFKATADNSSTPPEGVDERRESGRIAGGVWLAVLDIDHFKRVNDTYGHLIGDEVLLLLARLMRNNFRFYDQLYRFGGEEFVVLMRCDDASHAEIALERLRRRVSDFAFPQVGSITVSIGVSQLLPNDTPSSAFGRADKAVYYAKEHGRNRLCNYQLLVAEGHLTEQAADEMDVDLF
- a CDS encoding hemerythrin domain-containing protein; amino-acid sequence: MTETLTVPTTLAWTDALVLDMPVMDEVHQEFVDLLARVVLADDDMLLPLWSALIAHTQEHFNREDEWMRATGFAAGNCHATQHKVVLQVMREGEARGHGGDLAVVRQMADELGIWFPQHAQSMDASLALHLRSAGYDPATGALAQPDRLPPTEIHGCGGATCSDTATA
- a CDS encoding DUF1003 domain-containing protein, whose translation is MPTDNTTHKPATVDQHQLGLLREHRRKHRHKHPPKVTAAPEHFDLPPATRGQRMADGVARTVGSWRFILIQSGLIVVWITGNVLTGSHAWDPYPFILLNLLLSFQAAYTAPAIMMSQNRQSELDRKHAESDYEVNVKAELEIELLHEKIDLLKDKELLLLTQAVKELSSQLAELRGRPPACHLGYQATQGTALPSATIVDPLSPEPL
- a CDS encoding YitT family protein, whose protein sequence is MPQTPDSTTDLRHRPTEDLQALLTGTIFVALGVLMFKQVGLLTGGTAGVAFWLHYATGWNFGLIFFAINLPFYALAYQRMGRVFTVKTFMAVALLAGLTNLMPQWVGFEHLHPAATAVIGGLLMGTGMLILFRHKASLGGFNVLVLYLQEKFGWRAGRLQMALDCTIVLLAFGVTDWQHVLLSVLGAITLNQTLATNHRAGRYMAH
- a CDS encoding 2OG-Fe dioxygenase family protein, translating into MTISFQPPLIARPADLGATLFRQGYAVVGASQVAGLSGVPLDAMLGWCDGWNDLPPDNYLKDGGRYRRRRHSCFVLDSHGVTQAPHRPHWQPLSYNALHGGMQRHFEPMDSSVTAQAPWQQLLAWLGRVADDLKGPHTWFAEAHQFRIDTTDGIGRPTPEGAHRDGVDLVAVFMVARDRVKGGETRVFEADGPNGQRFTLSEPWSLLLLDDERVIHESTPIQPLAEGGYRDTLVVTLRAGGFQGEA